GGGGACGATCTCGCCGAAGGCGGCGTGGAACGGGTGCTCGGCGTAGCGGACCATGTCGTCCGCCGTCTCCCAGACCGACATCAGCAGCCCGACGTGGGGGTCCTCGACGTCACGGACGATGTAGCGGTGGACCATCCCGACCTCGATGTCGTCGCGTCCGTCGACGTGTTCGAGGTACGCAGCGAGGAACTCGTCCCAGCGGCCCTCGGCGATGCGGACCTTCACGATGCGGGTGTGCACG
The Acidimicrobiales bacterium genome window above contains:
- a CDS encoding antibiotic biosynthesis monooxygenase, translating into MHTRIVKVRIAEGRWDEFLAAYLEHVDGRDDIEVGMVHRYIVRDVEDPHVGLLMSVWETADDMVRYAEHPFHAAFGEIVPGAITSAEVTHGEVVHERRGV